One genomic window of Tachypleus tridentatus isolate NWPU-2018 chromosome 12, ASM421037v1, whole genome shotgun sequence includes the following:
- the LOC143235837 gene encoding uncharacterized protein LOC143235837 — translation MWRRQKCNYMCCIPDDLNMHPSFDGLSEYELLTLQMSQNHWTSNPLDRYLNWCNYSYLPSYQPYYSQPFEDPLIATEPYLYNCFPETDSNNNEFDVQDGPFLYEQDGWGEPQQPFAYPYYEMTSFPIFPMQYASLHDGYGDEPEFNFEDFYFQDFNKFPLCGPFVTSCGTLSIILRHFVRVDITVDRAIRMVNFPANCIASINNAGDYSAILHPSGRILQDGITVSAETGKRLAKITKRGITFTSMEHSLVYLVDPSGTKSTTERFQSLDYDFSIDIFYLSSFYGTVALNDCFDALVGAYHRAFRNGDEVWNIAGVRIKQTSWGDVRVTKDYGRRVLRTSPTSGNISVSTPFVHMAVGCESERYFFVRRGDKRLSAHIGGFNVRCGSQKAGFDERGRLILN, via the coding sequence ATGTGGAGAAGGCAAAAATGTAATTACATGTGTTGTATTCCTGATGACTTAAATATGCACCCGAGCTTTGATGGACTGTCAGAATATGAGCTCTTGACACTTCAAATGTCGCAAAACCATTGGACTAGTAACCCTCTTGATCGGTACCTTAATTGGTGTAACTATTCGTATTTACCCAGTTACCAACCTTATTATTCACAGCCATTTGAAGACCCCTTGATTGCTACTGAACCTTATTTGTACAATTGCTTTCCAGAAACCGATTCAAACAACAATGAATTTGACGTTCAAGATGGTCCGTTTCTGTATGAGCAAGATGGATGGGGAGAACCTCAGCAGCCATTCGCTTACCCATACTATGAGATGACGTCATTTCCCATATTTCCAATGCAATATGCTTCATTGCATGACGGATATGGAGATGAACCAGAATTCAATTTTGAAGATTTCTATTTTCAAGATTTTAACAAATTCCCTCTTTGTGGTCCATTTGTAACTTCATGCGGAACCTTGTCAATTATTTTAAGACACTTCGTTCGAGTGGACATCACAGTCGATCGTGCTATCAGGATGGTTAATTTTCCTGCTAACTGCATCGCTTCTATAAATAATGCTGGTGATTATAGCGCCATTCTACACCCAAGTGGTCGTATTCTGCAAGATGGTATCACTGTCAGTGCAGAGACGGGTAAAAGACTAGCCAAAATAACTAAACGCGGGATAACATTTACCTCAATGGAACACAGTTTGGTGTACCTTGTTGACCCATCAGGAACGAAGTCTACCACCGAAAGATTTCAGAGTCTCGATTACGACTTTTCTATAGATATATTTTATCTGAGTTCTTTTTACGGAACAGTTGCACTAAATGATTGTTTCGATGCGTTAGTTGGTGCGTACCATCGTGCCTTTCGAAATGGAGATGAAGTGTGGAACATTGCTGGAGTTCGCATTAAACAAACTTCATGGGGTGATGTTAGAGTAACAAAGGACTATGGAAGACGTGTACTTCGGACATCTCCGACTTCTGGAAACATATCCGTATCCACACCTTTTGTTCACATGGCAGTTGGGTGTGAATCGGAAAGATACTTCTTTGTTAGACGAGGAGATAAAAGATTAAGTGCTCACATTGGTGGTTTTAATGTTAGATGTGGAAGTCAGAAGGCAGGATTTGATGAAAGAGGCAGATTAATTCTAAATTAG